CTTTGAGACATTCTTCTTTAATTTCCTTTAACATCGCAATTAAAACACTTGGTTTATCCGTATTTTTTCTTCCCTGTTTGGAGCAATATTTTAATCCAATGGGTATTGCTTTTCCATTGATTGTTAATATGATTCCTAATATATTTTGTCCATTTACTACTTTTTTCTAACGTCCACTATACCAAGTAAATGTACGGCGTAACCTCTTTCCTACTCTGTCAATAACACTATCATCTACGGCAAGTGTTATCTTTGCCCTTGACTGTGTAGAATTACTCTTTTTTTCAATAATTTGTAACTGTTCTACTGCCACATTGACCATCAATAATTTTAAAACTTTTTGGAGCTTGTATAATGTCCATGAAGAAATTTCTGCATATATTTTTTGATGATTAACTCCTAAGAAATCTGCCAATTATTTAGGATTAAAACAGCCATAGGCATGACTGATTGCTAAAATCATAATAGCTTCAAATGCTTCAATTTTATGAGAGGGAAATAATCTATTAAATCTGACAAAGAAAATCTGAATTATGCTAGATAGATGAAATTTCATGATTTAGGAAAAATATTTTGGGCATTTTCATTTAAGCATATGGTTTGATTCTTAACACTTTCAGCTTTTCAGCCATTTTCAGAATTGTCAGATAGAGAGAGAATCAAATTTGTGGTTATTTTTATTTTCTCTCTATTTTCTTTGAAAGTCTCTTGTATCCTGATTTCCTTTTTATTTAGTCCAAAGTACAGTTTTAAATATTCCAACAGAAATAATTTGCTTAAGAGTAACAGAGATGATTATTTTACAAAGGAATATTGCAATACATCGTCAACCATTAGATTCTTTAGAACTACCTTTTCAGCATTTTTTATATCACTCTAATTATTTACATGGTTTAATTGTAAAAGAGGGTTTATGGCTAAAAAGTATTTCTGAACCCAGAAAATCAGGAGAGTTTGGGCATGACATGGAAATAAAGGCAATTTCTCCTATTAATAATGATGATCTTATTATTGGAATCGAAATTTTCATGAAATCGTGGGGGCTATCATACAAGTTCAATAGCTAGTTATATTGAAACTTTAAACTTAAATGGTTTAATTGTTATCTCTAAAGATATTTCTAAAAATGTATTAGAAAAACTGCAAAAAAAAGTAAAATCAAAGATTTCCGTAATTTCTAAAATTAGTGATTTTCAAAATAACAATTTAATTTTTCCTATTTATCATTTAGAATTAGGTAATTTAGTTAATGAATTTTTCAGCCTTGAAGATCAGTTAAAAAATATTTTGGATCAAAGTAGCACTAGCGATTTAGCTAATCGTTTAAAATAATAATCTATAATAACCTGAGTTCGGGATAAATTTTCATCTATGAATGATGGAGAAAAAAAGGCAAAAGGCAAGAGGCAAGAGGCGAACCCCCCTTTATCCCCCCTCGAGAGGGGGGAGGGCAAAGGAAAAATTAAGAATTAGGAATTAAAAACCCCGAACACTCATTATTTGTTACTCATTACTTTCTCTCAACACCTGCAACCTGCAACCTGAAACCTGACACCTACCCTTATCCAATATTCTTAAACCGAACTGAGGTTATAATATTTTATGATAAGAAGAATTAACCAATAATGAAGTGACTTTAACTAAACTTTATGAACAAATATCTGAAGATGATATTCTTTGGAAAAAATTAAGGTTTTGTATAGTAAAAGTTATTTAGAAATAAAATTAGCAAAAAGATGAGCATCGGTAATTTTTATTATAAATATTTGTCAATTCTTTTGTCTGGATCAGATTTTGTTTTATCTATATTGCCTTCTAAATTTGATTCTGCAATATGTTTTTTTCCATGACTATCAAAAACTTCTAGATGAGCGGCTTCTCCACAATGTAAATTATCTACATACCAATAATATCCTGTTTTTTTTTCTCGATAAATACTTCTACCATCATATTCACGTCCAATTTTCTCAAATCGACTAGAATTTCTTAATATTGTTTGATTATCAGTTGGTGGTGATGAAGAAGATTCATCATACTGAAATTGACTTAATTGACAATTTTTTTCTAGCCAATTCTCCAATCCAGTTTTACTTTCTGTACTATCCAAGTAAATTTTATTTTGTTCATCATTATTTTTGACAATTTGAATACAACAACTTAAAGAAATTTCATTTATAAATATTTCTATTTTTATCATCACTTTAAATTCCAAAAAGACGCTCAAAATCTTTATCCATTTGATCAAAAAATCCTTCAGGCCATTCTTCTATTTTTCCATCAGAATGTACAGGTATTTGCACAACTGATTCACCAATCTTTTGAGAAAAATATAAAATACTTAAATCTTCATGGCTTAAAATTTCATCAAGAACAGCAATTCGTAATCCGTTTAAAATATGATCGCTATGAGATTCTATCAATACTTGTACACCACAACTACTAACTTTAGCTAAGAATTTCGCTAATTCAGATTGTGCTTTAGGATGTAAATGTGCTTCAGGATTTTCTACTATTAAAATTTCACCCTCTTGAGCGATAAGTCCAGAAACAATAATAGGTAAAATACAATGATAGCCAAAACCTATATTAGCAGGACGAAAACGATCTTTTGATAAACTAGCATTAAACATTAGTTCTAATATATTGGTTTGTGTACCTGAAATTTCAACTTTTGCCCCATCAAAAATTTTATTGAGCCATTCTTGAGTTTGAATAATTAAAGTTTTTGCGTCTTCCCCTAAACATAATTTATCATTAACTAATTGATCTTTCTTTCTGTAAAGTAAATTACCAGTTAGTTCTCCTCTCAAACCAACATTAGGAAATTTAGGCAGAGTTGATTTAAAGTAAAAGTCTTGAGGACCTAATCTATCGGCTGATATATAATGAATTTTATTAAGATTAAATATGATTGTGCCATTAATTTGACATTCCCAATAATTTGTATTTTTAGAAGATGACTTAATTTTTCTGGCAATATTTTTCAATTGGTTAATAGGTATTTTAAAAGTTCTATTTGTTGCTGAATAAGGAAAAAAGTTAGATAATCGAGAAACTGAATCACCAGATTTTTCTTGGAAATCATAAGGTTCAAAAAGACAGTGTTCTACAGAGTTAGTTCTTGCTACAAAATTGTCTGCTTTAGTCGGTTTATATAATTCATCGATCTTAAATGTAAAATTTTGATTTTGAGTATCAAAAAAAGTCCAAATAACTTCTTCTTGAAGTTTAATGTGATTAAGTTGAGCAACCAGATCATCTACTGTATCTTCAATAAAAGAATAATCGACGATTCTATTAAACGTAGTTTCTGTATAATCATGAAATTGAAATTTATCAGTAAAGTAATATCTAAAAATAATAGGCTCTTGTCTTGAAATTCCAGTATTTCTAATTTCTTCAAATCTGCCTAAACTTAAACAATTTCCATTTAAAATTAATTGAGTTGTTTGATGATCATATTCGATCGATTGTCTCATTAAAAGTAAAGACTGAAGTAAAGTTGATTTTCCTCGTCCATTAATGCCTGTTAATAAAGTTAATTTTCCTAATGGAAAAACTGTATTTTCTTTAAAACATTTAAAGTTTTCTAATTCTATTTTAGTTAACATAATTTAAACTT
This is a stretch of genomic DNA from Cyanobacterium aponinum PCC 10605. It encodes these proteins:
- a CDS encoding AAA family ATPase is translated as MLTKIELENFKCFKENTVFPLGKLTLLTGINGRGKSTLLQSLLLMRQSIEYDHQTTQLILNGNCLSLGRFEEIRNTGISRQEPIIFRYYFTDKFQFHDYTETTFNRIVDYSFIEDTVDDLVAQLNHIKLQEEVIWTFFDTQNQNFTFKIDELYKPTKADNFVARTNSVEHCLFEPYDFQEKSGDSVSRLSNFFPYSATNRTFKIPINQLKNIARKIKSSSKNTNYWECQINGTIIFNLNKIHYISADRLGPQDFYFKSTLPKFPNVGLRGELTGNLLYRKKDQLVNDKLCLGEDAKTLIIQTQEWLNKIFDGAKVEISGTQTNILELMFNASLSKDRFRPANIGFGYHCILPIIVSGLIAQEGEILIVENPEAHLHPKAQSELAKFLAKVSSCGVQVLIESHSDHILNGLRIAVLDEILSHEDLSILYFSQKIGESVVQIPVHSDGKIEEWPEGFFDQMDKDFERLFGI